Within Raineyella sp. W15-4, the genomic segment CCCAGTGGGTTGGAGTTCTACGTGACCATCGAGATCCCCAAAGGCACCAAGAACAAGTACGAGATGGACCATCACACGGGCCGCATCGTCCTCGACCGGACGCTCTTCACCGCCACCCAGTACCCCTCCGATTACGGCTTCATCGAGACCACCCTGGGCCAGGACGGCGATCCGCTCGACGCCATGGTGCTCGTCCCGGAGCCGACCTTCCCGGGCTGCCTGATCAAGTGCCGGGCGATCGGCATGTTCCGGATGCGTGACGAGGCCGGCGGCGACGACAAGGTGCTCTGCGTCCCGGTCGCCGACCACCGCCGGGACCACCTGCAGGACCTCGAGGACATCCCGGAGTTCCAGCTGCTGGAGATCGAGCACTTCTTCACGGTCTACAAGGACCTCGAGCCCGGCAAGTCGGTCGAAGGTGCGACCTGGGCCTCCCGGGACGACGCCGAGGCGGAGATCCGCGCCTCGATGGACCGGGCCAGGGGCACCGACTACGAGCAGCTCCAAGTGAACCACTACTGAGACTCCCCGTCACCGGCATCGACCTGCGATGGCCCCCACCGTCCCGCGACGGTGGGGGCCATCGGCGTCTCACGCCGCGCCGAGGGACCCGATCCACAGGCCGAGCAGCGCCGCCAGGACGCACCCGATCAGCATCCCCAGGCCGGCCACCAGGCCCGGCCGCAGGTCACCGGCCAGCAGGAGGCGTACGGTCTCCACACTTGCCGTGCTGAAGGTGGTGTAGCCGCCCATCAGCCCGACCCCGAGGACGGACCCCCACGCCCCGGGCAGCAGGTCGGCGGAGGCCAGTCCGGTGACCACGCCAAGGATGAACGACCCGGTGAGGTTGATCGTCGTGGTGCCGACAGGGAAGCGCATCGGCACCGCCGCCCCCACCCAGCCGTCGACGACGAACCGCAGCACCGCCCCGGCGCCACCGGCGACGCAGACGACCACGAAGAGCCCGACGGCGTTCATCGGGCCTCCCCCACCCGCACCCGCCGCCCGGAGAGCAGTCCGCCCACCACGATCCCCAGGCCGGCGGCCGCCACCCCCAGCACGACACTGGAGACCCCGTAGCCGAGTCCCAGCAGGACCCGGTCGTGAACGAGCAACTGGCTGACCCCGACGGCCAAGCTGCTGTAGGTGGTGTACCCACCGAGG encodes:
- a CDS encoding inorganic diphosphatase produces the protein MTDDYRVSGGSATQPSGLEFYVTIEIPKGTKNKYEMDHHTGRIVLDRTLFTATQYPSDYGFIETTLGQDGDPLDAMVLVPEPTFPGCLIKCRAIGMFRMRDEAGGDDKVLCVPVADHRRDHLQDLEDIPEFQLLEIEHFFTVYKDLEPGKSVEGATWASRDDAEAEIRASMDRARGTDYEQLQVNHY
- a CDS encoding CrcB family protein, with product MNAVGLFVVVCVAGGAGAVLRFVVDGWVGAAVPMRFPVGTTTINLTGSFILGVVTGLASADLLPGAWGSVLGVGLMGGYTTFSTASVETVRLLLAGDLRPGLVAGLGMLIGCVLAALLGLWIGSLGAA